A region of Drosophila mauritiana strain mau12 chromosome 3L, ASM438214v1, whole genome shotgun sequence DNA encodes the following proteins:
- the LOC117141605 gene encoding zinc finger protein 37 homolog has translation MMKMAMANGANPLQTMKKTIGDEESDESDMEEEEEDEEDEEEDDLPDVALQIDSEDEAELEAQRIRLVEEEAAKTTKKAEKERQQLQQKQQRQAQVSNGNEEQLEETGKPSNNKRKARGRPKRKVSTSSQASSASVASSATLVAAQVLADEKSRRFIYSCTSCTHHYDDNLILSRHFQLEHVEKPKRKRGKTKASAEEPMVTPPLIIDPLEMGQLKACAQLLVQGESVLQLCLACNSQFVDVVRFQEHLSQQHGYFQLLVPKEEPTDLPPHAMVTIPGALALNKANAQLQLPIPAPETPPPEQEAPPSTVPNDKADLTMINDVVADIAAERVKKTSSSKVNKMIIKLPMPKKRGRKRSKPESMRNEQDNAEKTDKKKKMNKEEGQQPVLEPLQVKNISNLAEHAATEVPQLSNVVKVQQNAKGSKKDGTQSAQKSETNPKHLENAETNSKEDHQLSDKTESVALKGTINDKQLTNDEAGKAGTHKDDNSHQKQLDKSEEGHSQPASAGKSKKVDQVHQQMPVESSKDHQQMSEEPTNSTKRKRARKERKSPTPVLIPLGDKEIKEEPELPVRRMRKSRQNVDYVVEIKDEEEDDDEEEEAEVDDDSSATISPHNSSTDESFTSIKRESSEESQHNGIGGIHTCNFCGKTFKRFSRMQDHLRLHTGEKPYVCGQCGRAFRLKMRLVEHQLRHRAEKAYKCDICSMPLATKQDLSLHMRHHKNDRRYKCDKCNKGFVRSSDLSIHVRIHTGEKPYSCDLCGKAFRARQNLVVHRRTHLGDKPIQCELCDKRFARKIDMRVHMRRHTGEKPYNCDACQRGYSSRVNLLRHQEREHGMEEQVSGSGTADKKLPKTATENEQENEPKAKAATRRPRREKLQQKIAAQEKLLNDLKRSLSAMPEIPEEPTQDKLDGSGQDIPADAGAGHAQVQVTLSMQMEPAPNTEDDEEITPEKENALSSAMTADGKTKANRKITSYFTVVGQQAEI, from the exons ATGATgaaaatggcaatggcaaatGGTGCAAATCCGCTGCAAACAATGAAGAAAACAATCGGCGACGAGGAGTCCGATGAGTCCGATATGGAAGAAGAGGAGGAAGATGAGGaagacgaggaggaggacgatcTGCCGGATGTAGCGCTACAAATCGACAGCGAGGATGAGGCGGAACTGGAGGCGCAGCGCATTCGTTTGgtggaagaagaagcagcCAAGACAACAAAAAAGGCCGAGAAAGAacggcagcagctgcaacaaaaacaacaacggcaaGCGCAGGTCAGTAACGGTAACGAAGAGCAGCTGGAGGAAACTGGAAAacccagcaacaacaaacgcaAGGCCCGTGGGAGGCCCAAACGCAAGGTTTCCACCAGTTCGCAGGCTTCCAGTGCCTCCGTCGCCTCCAGTGCTACTTTGGTAGCCGCTCAGGTTCTCGCAGATGAGAAGTCACGCCGCTTCATCTACAGCTGTACCAGCTGCACACACCACTACGACGACAACCTGATCCTCTCCAGACACTTTCAGCTGGAGCATGTCGAGAAACCGAAAAGGAAGCGAGGCAAAACCAAGGCTTCTGCTGAAGAACCTATGGTTACTCCTCCCTTGATCATTGATCCCTTGGAAATGGGCCAACTTAAGGCCTGTGCCCAGTTGCTCGTCCAAGGAGAATCCGTGCTGCAACTGTGCCTCGCCTGTAACTCACAGTTTGTGGATGTGGTACGCTTTCAGGAGCATCTCAGCCAGCAGCATGGCTATTTTCAGTTGCTGGTGCCCAAGGAGGAACCCACCGATCTCCCACCGCATGCCATGGTCACAATTCCCGGTGCTCTGGCTCTGAACAAGGCCAATGCCCAGCTTCAGCTGCCCATTCCAGCTCCGGAAACTCCGCCACCCGAGCAGGAGGCTCCGCCGAGTACCGTGCCCAATGACAAGGCGGATCTCACCATGATCAACGACGTGGTCGCGGATATTGCAGCCGAGCGAGTGAAGAAAACCAGCAGCTCCAAGGTTAACAAGATGATCATCAAGCTTCCTATGCCCAAAAAAAGAGGCAGAAAGCGCTCCAAGCCGGAGAGCATGCGGAACGAACAGGATAATGCGGAGAAGACGGACAAGAagaaaaaaatgaacaaagAGGAGGGACAGCAGCCAGTATTGGAGCCACTGCAGGTCAAAAATATAAGTAATCTGGCGGAGCACGCTGCAACGGAGGTACCACAGTTGAGTAATGTCGTAAAAGTTCAACAGAACGCGAAGGGATCAAAGAAAGACGGTACTCAGTCGGCACAGAAATCTGAGACTAATCCCAAGCACCTAGAGAATGCTGAGACAAATTCAAAGGAAGATCACCAGTTGTCGGATAAGACAGAATCGGTGGCTCTGAAAGGAACTATTAACGATAAGCAATTGACAAACGATGAAGCAGGCAAAGCAGGGACACATAAAGATGACAACAGCCACCAGAAGCAGTTGGATAAGAGTGAGGAAGGTCATTCCCAGCCGGCGAGTGCTGGCAAATCGAAGAAGGTGGATCAAGTGCATCAGCAAATGCCTGTCGAGAGTTCAAAGGATCACCAGCAGATGTCAGAG GAACCCACCAATTCAACCAAGCGCAAGCGCGCACGCAAAGAGCGCAAGTCACCGACACCCGTACTCATTCCGCTGGGAGACAAAGAAATCAAGGAGGAGCCAGAACTCCCAGTGCGGCGCATGCGCAAGAGCCGCCAAAATGTGGACTACGTTGTCGAAATCAAagatgaggaggaggatgatGACGAGGAGGAAGAGGCTGAGGTGGATGATGACTCCTCAGCCACTATTTCGCCGCACAACAGCTCAACAGATGAGAGTTTTACCTCGATCAAACGTGAGTCATCGGAGGAATCGCAGCACAACGGAATCGGGGGAATTCACACCTGTAATTTCTGTGGCAAAACCTTTAAGCGCTTCTCAAGAATGCAAGATCACCTGCGCCTCCATACCGGCGAGAAACCATACGTGTGTGGACAGTGCGGCCGGGCTTTCCGCCTAAAGATGCGTCTGGTGGAGCATCAACTGCGTCATCGCGCCGAGAAGGCATACAAATGCGATATCTGTTCAATGCCACTGGCCACCAAGCAGGATCTCTCGCTGCACATGCGTCATCACAAGAACGATCGGCGCTACAAGTGCGACAAGTGCAACAAAGGATTTGTTCGCAGTTCAGATTTGTCCATCCACGTGCGGATTCACACGGGTGAAAAGCCCTACAGCTGCGATCTGTGCGGTAAGGCGTTCCGTGCACGCCAAAATCTGGTGGTCCATCGACGCACTCATCTCGGCGATAAACCCATTCAGTGCGAACTGTGCGACAAGCGTTTCGCCCGCAAGATAGATATGCGGGTGCACATGCGCAGGCATACAGGTGAAAAACCCTACAACTGCGATGCCTGTCAGCGTGGCTATTCGTCACGTGTAAATCTATTGCGCCACCAGGAGCGTGAGCATGGCATGGAGGAGCAAGTCTCTGGATCGGGCACGGCGGATAAGAAACTCCCAAAAACGGCAACAGAAAACGAGCAGGAAAACGAACCCAAAGCCAAAGCAGCGACACGACGTCCGCGACGCGAGAAGCTGCAGCAAAAGATTGCTGCTCAGGAGAAGCTACTGAATGACCTGAAGCGTAGCTTGAGTGCTATGCCAGAAATACCTGAGGAGCCAACGCAGGACAAACTTGATGGATCTGGCCAGGACATACCGGCAGATGCCGGAGCAGGACATGCTCAAGTCCAAGTGACGCTGTCCATGCAAATGGAGCCAGCACCCAATACCGAGGACGACGAGGAGATCACGCCGGAGAAGGAGAACGCTTTGTCCAGCGCGATGACAGCCGATGGCAAGACAAAGGCGAATCGCAAGATAACCAGCTACTTCACTGTCGTGGGTCAGCAGGCGGAAATTTAA